In one Magallana gigas chromosome 9, xbMagGiga1.1, whole genome shotgun sequence genomic region, the following are encoded:
- the LOC105343621 gene encoding uncharacterized protein isoform X2 codes for MFQCLLLFLALPDLANSAHTAADDLYLGIGYNLIKGNPDGGEWAKLGQDPGLQLTRNILETDIDGNSYIKRTSYPQCTQMSSTSVFYDPESYKEYLLHYISTPDGNAPKFSSSAFSANPLYQDIKQRTLSQHDVFRDDITSCTSEHARYVHPIVPVERNLVSNEFSHDVCKLPLTYDRDSYRSFLDRWGTHVTMEVDLGIRNVSRHRLSISDLATYLLDSGRDGAAVLQTEDLMGYGSVIKLNMSNIHHSDFPKLPHGASLTEFSTGAQVQAPISWTMIPISDVMAEEYWRVQDSLVDSGICREINLTVWKMNLERALIDYPSLIGGEVPPPLEIKLPVTWPSGTYGLYMSTSGCPTDPIGFETGYVTQDTEDRSNSNQWSGGIHMTGPLNNDAITTRFCVKQTTTSTEYSRAWPKGNYCIAKKFNCPSGFSTGYLHWDDEDGNNENSHGGILPDGSYTTNTDIYYCCRQDGHTHSQILMPIDSPFYLLRFTSDCQQVLGMHVAEEFIFFDDEDGANSDKCGGAHPFVDSGCSHANMRLHFCYYSTKPNQTEISIPGILG; via the exons ttTCAATGTCTCCTACTTTTCCTTGCGTTGCCTGATTTGGCAAACTCGGCACACACGGCGGCAGACGACTTATACTTGGGGATAGGCTACAATTTAATCAAGGGGAACCCCGACGGAGGGGAATGGGCGAAGCTTGGGCAGGACCCGGGGCTACAGCTGACAAGAAACATTTTGGAGACTGATATTGACGGAAATTCCTACATCAAGAGGACCTCGTATCCCCAGTGTACTCAGATGTCGTCCACCTCAGTCTTCTACGATCCGGAGTCCTACAAAGAATATCTCCTGCACTACATATCGACTCCCG atgGGAATGCACCAAAATTTTCATCGTCTGCCTTCTCTGCAAATCCAT TGTACCAGGACATCAAACAAAGAACCTTGTCCCAACATGATGTCTTCCGGGACGACATTACTTCATGTACATCTGAGCATGCGCGATACGTACATCCGATTGTTCCCGTTGAGCGGAATTTGGTTTCCAACGAGTTTTCCCACGATGTTTGTAAACTTCCGCTGACGTATGACCGGGATTCTTACCGAAGCTTCTTGGATAGATGGGGAACG CACGTCACTATGGAGGTAGACCTGGGTATACGTAATGTGTCTAGACACCGGCTGTCTATTTCAGACCTAGCTACCTACCTACTAGATTCG GGCCGTGATGGAGCTGCAGTATTACAAACAGAGGATCTCATGGGGTACGGCTCGGTCATCAAGTTGAACATGTCCAACATTCACCACAGCGACTTCCCTAAACTCCCCCACGGTGCCTCTCTCACCGAGTTCAGCACCGGTGCGCAAGTCCAGGCTCCCATTTCCTGGACTATGATTCCCATTTCTGACGTCATGGCGGAAGAATATTGGCGAGTGCAAGACAGTCTCGTCGACAGCGGGATTTGTCGAGAAATAAACCTGACCGTATGGAAAATGAATTTAGAGAGAGCACTGATTGATTACCCTTCGCTCATAGGGGGCGAAGTCCCACCCCCGT tgGAAATAAAGCTTCCAGTCACTTGGCCTTCCGGAACATACGGGCTGTACATGTCAACTTCCGGTTGTCCGACAGACCCAATAGGATTTGAAACCGGATACGTGACACAAGATACGGAGGATCGCAGTAATTCAAACCAATGGTCGGGCGGGATACACATGACAG GGCCATTAAATAATGACGCCATCACGACACGTTTCTGTGTGAAGCAGACGACAACCTCCACGGAGTACAGCAGAGCCTGGCCCAAGGGAAACTACTGCATCGCCAAGAAGTTTAACTGTCCCTCCG GATTTAGCACCGGATATCTACACTGGGATGATGAAGATGGTAACAACGAGAACAGTCATGGCGGAATTCTGCCTGATGGTAGCTACACTACAAACACCGATATCTACTACTGCTGCAG ACAAGATGGCCACACGCACTCCCAAATACTGATGCCGATCGACTCGCCATTTTATCTTCTGCGATTCACCAGTGATTGTCAACAGGTGCTTGGGATGCATGTTGCCGAAGAATTCATCTTCTTTGATGACGAGGATGGAGCGAATTCGGACAAATGCGGCGGTGCTCATCCGTTCGTGGATTCCGGTTGCAGCCATGCCAACATGAGGCTGCATTTCTGCTACTATAGCACAAAACCAAACCAGACCGAAATATCTATTCCCGGAATACTTGGTTGA
- the LOC105343621 gene encoding uncharacterized protein isoform X1, translated as MEFQCLLLFLALPDLANSAHTAADDLYLGIGYNLIKGNPDGGEWAKLGQDPGLQLTRNILETDIDGNSYIKRTSYPQCTQMSSTSVFYDPESYKEYLLHYISTPDGNAPKFSSSAFSANPLYQDIKQRTLSQHDVFRDDITSCTSEHARYVHPIVPVERNLVSNEFSHDVCKLPLTYDRDSYRSFLDRWGTHVTMEVDLGIRNVSRHRLSISDLATYLLDSGRDGAAVLQTEDLMGYGSVIKLNMSNIHHSDFPKLPHGASLTEFSTGAQVQAPISWTMIPISDVMAEEYWRVQDSLVDSGICREINLTVWKMNLERALIDYPSLIGGEVPPPLEIKLPVTWPSGTYGLYMSTSGCPTDPIGFETGYVTQDTEDRSNSNQWSGGIHMTGPLNNDAITTRFCVKQTTTSTEYSRAWPKGNYCIAKKFNCPSGFSTGYLHWDDEDGNNENSHGGILPDGSYTTNTDIYYCCRQDGHTHSQILMPIDSPFYLLRFTSDCQQVLGMHVAEEFIFFDDEDGANSDKCGGAHPFVDSGCSHANMRLHFCYYSTKPNQTEISIPGILG; from the exons ATGGAG ttTCAATGTCTCCTACTTTTCCTTGCGTTGCCTGATTTGGCAAACTCGGCACACACGGCGGCAGACGACTTATACTTGGGGATAGGCTACAATTTAATCAAGGGGAACCCCGACGGAGGGGAATGGGCGAAGCTTGGGCAGGACCCGGGGCTACAGCTGACAAGAAACATTTTGGAGACTGATATTGACGGAAATTCCTACATCAAGAGGACCTCGTATCCCCAGTGTACTCAGATGTCGTCCACCTCAGTCTTCTACGATCCGGAGTCCTACAAAGAATATCTCCTGCACTACATATCGACTCCCG atgGGAATGCACCAAAATTTTCATCGTCTGCCTTCTCTGCAAATCCAT TGTACCAGGACATCAAACAAAGAACCTTGTCCCAACATGATGTCTTCCGGGACGACATTACTTCATGTACATCTGAGCATGCGCGATACGTACATCCGATTGTTCCCGTTGAGCGGAATTTGGTTTCCAACGAGTTTTCCCACGATGTTTGTAAACTTCCGCTGACGTATGACCGGGATTCTTACCGAAGCTTCTTGGATAGATGGGGAACG CACGTCACTATGGAGGTAGACCTGGGTATACGTAATGTGTCTAGACACCGGCTGTCTATTTCAGACCTAGCTACCTACCTACTAGATTCG GGCCGTGATGGAGCTGCAGTATTACAAACAGAGGATCTCATGGGGTACGGCTCGGTCATCAAGTTGAACATGTCCAACATTCACCACAGCGACTTCCCTAAACTCCCCCACGGTGCCTCTCTCACCGAGTTCAGCACCGGTGCGCAAGTCCAGGCTCCCATTTCCTGGACTATGATTCCCATTTCTGACGTCATGGCGGAAGAATATTGGCGAGTGCAAGACAGTCTCGTCGACAGCGGGATTTGTCGAGAAATAAACCTGACCGTATGGAAAATGAATTTAGAGAGAGCACTGATTGATTACCCTTCGCTCATAGGGGGCGAAGTCCCACCCCCGT tgGAAATAAAGCTTCCAGTCACTTGGCCTTCCGGAACATACGGGCTGTACATGTCAACTTCCGGTTGTCCGACAGACCCAATAGGATTTGAAACCGGATACGTGACACAAGATACGGAGGATCGCAGTAATTCAAACCAATGGTCGGGCGGGATACACATGACAG GGCCATTAAATAATGACGCCATCACGACACGTTTCTGTGTGAAGCAGACGACAACCTCCACGGAGTACAGCAGAGCCTGGCCCAAGGGAAACTACTGCATCGCCAAGAAGTTTAACTGTCCCTCCG GATTTAGCACCGGATATCTACACTGGGATGATGAAGATGGTAACAACGAGAACAGTCATGGCGGAATTCTGCCTGATGGTAGCTACACTACAAACACCGATATCTACTACTGCTGCAG ACAAGATGGCCACACGCACTCCCAAATACTGATGCCGATCGACTCGCCATTTTATCTTCTGCGATTCACCAGTGATTGTCAACAGGTGCTTGGGATGCATGTTGCCGAAGAATTCATCTTCTTTGATGACGAGGATGGAGCGAATTCGGACAAATGCGGCGGTGCTCATCCGTTCGTGGATTCCGGTTGCAGCCATGCCAACATGAGGCTGCATTTCTGCTACTATAGCACAAAACCAAACCAGACCGAAATATCTATTCCCGGAATACTTGGTTGA